Proteins encoded by one window of Vibrio panuliri:
- the nusA gene encoding transcription termination factor NusA, translating into MSKEILAVAEAVSNEKGVPRERIFEALEIALATSTKKKREIEIDVRVAIDRKTGEFETFRRWLVVEEVEFPTKEISLEAARFDDETVELGDYVEDEIESVTFDRITTQTAKQVIVQKVREAERAQIVEQFIDNEGELVTGVVKKVNRETIVLDLGNNAEAVILRDDQLPRENFRPGDRVRGLLYKVAPEARGFQLFVTRSKPEMLQELFRVEVPEIAEEIIELKGAARDPGSRAKIAVKTNDKRIDPVGACVGMRGARVQAVSGELGGERIDIVLWDDNPAQFVINAMAPADVASIIVDEDAHAMDIAVEADNLAQAIGRNGQNVRLASQLTGWELNVMTVADLQKKHAEESQASIENFMKYLDIEEDFAQLLVEEGFSTLEEIAYVPVNELLEIDGLNEELIEELRSRAKEALTTLALAQEESFEGLEPAEDLLGLEGLEREMAFKLAAKGVATLEDLADQGIDDLEGIEGLTEERAGELIMAARNICWFGDEE; encoded by the coding sequence ATGAGTAAAGAAATTTTAGCGGTAGCAGAGGCAGTATCGAACGAGAAAGGTGTACCTCGTGAACGTATTTTCGAAGCACTAGAAATCGCTCTAGCTACTTCTACTAAGAAAAAACGTGAAATCGAGATCGACGTTCGCGTTGCTATTGACCGTAAAACAGGCGAATTTGAAACTTTCCGCCGTTGGTTAGTGGTTGAAGAAGTTGAGTTCCCAACAAAAGAGATCTCTCTAGAAGCGGCTCGTTTTGATGATGAAACTGTTGAACTGGGCGACTACGTTGAAGACGAAATCGAATCAGTAACATTCGACCGCATCACGACACAAACTGCTAAGCAAGTTATCGTACAAAAAGTACGTGAAGCTGAGCGTGCACAAATCGTTGAACAGTTCATCGACAATGAAGGTGAGCTAGTGACAGGCGTTGTTAAGAAAGTTAACCGCGAAACAATCGTGCTTGACCTAGGTAACAACGCTGAAGCGGTCATTCTACGTGATGACCAACTTCCACGTGAAAACTTCCGCCCAGGCGACCGTGTACGTGGTCTACTTTACAAAGTTGCCCCAGAAGCGCGCGGCTTCCAGCTATTCGTAACACGTTCTAAGCCTGAGATGCTACAAGAACTATTCCGTGTAGAAGTGCCTGAAATTGCTGAAGAGATCATTGAGCTGAAAGGCGCTGCTCGCGATCCAGGTTCTCGTGCTAAAATCGCAGTGAAAACCAACGACAAACGTATCGACCCAGTGGGTGCATGTGTTGGTATGCGTGGTGCACGTGTACAAGCAGTATCTGGCGAGCTTGGCGGTGAGCGTATCGATATCGTGCTTTGGGATGATAACCCAGCACAGTTCGTTATCAACGCAATGGCACCAGCAGATGTTGCTTCTATCATCGTTGATGAAGATGCACACGCAATGGACATCGCTGTTGAAGCTGATAACCTAGCACAAGCGATTGGTCGTAACGGTCAAAACGTACGTCTAGCGTCTCAACTAACTGGTTGGGAACTGAATGTGATGACAGTAGCGGATCTTCAGAAGAAACACGCTGAAGAGTCTCAAGCGTCTATCGAAAACTTCATGAAGTACCTAGATATCGAAGAAGACTTTGCTCAACTATTGGTTGAAGAAGGTTTCTCAACTCTAGAAGAGATTGCTTACGTACCAGTAAACGAGCTTCTAGAAATCGACGGTCTTAACGAAGAATTAATCGAAGAGCTGCGTAGCCGTGCAAAAGAAGCACTAACTACACTTGCTCTTGCTCAAGAAGAGTCTTTCGAAGGTCTGGAGCCGGCTGAAGATCTACTTGGCCTTGAAGGTCTAGAACGTGAAATGGCATTCAAACTGGCTGCTAAAGGTGTTGCAACACTTGAAGACCTAGCTGACCAGGGTATCGATGATCTAGAAGGAATCGAAGGACTAACAGAAGAGCGTGCTGGTGAACTAATTATGGCTGCACGTAACATTTGTTGGTTCGGAGACGAAGAATAA
- the secG gene encoding preprotein translocase subunit SecG, producing MFSVLLVIYLLAAVGVIGLVLIQQGKGADMGASFGAGASNTVFGASGSGNFLTRMTAIFATVFFVISLVLGNMSTHKTESQWVDPTQGQVIEQTADDVASDVPAPVSEEIPQ from the coding sequence ATGTTTTCAGTTCTACTTGTGATTTACCTGTTGGCAGCGGTTGGTGTAATCGGCCTCGTGTTGATTCAACAAGGTAAAGGCGCAGATATGGGAGCCTCGTTCGGTGCAGGCGCATCAAACACAGTGTTTGGCGCAAGCGGCTCAGGTAACTTCCTAACCCGAATGACTGCAATTTTTGCAACAGTATTTTTTGTCATCAGCCTAGTGCTTGGTAACATGTCAACTCATAAAACTGAATCTCAGTGGGTTGACCCGACACAAGGTCAAGTTATCGAACAAACAGCTGATGATGTAGCGAGTGATGTTCCAGCTCCAGTGAGCGAAGAAATCCCGCAATAA
- the folP gene encoding dihydropteroate synthase, which translates to MKITANNKTLDLSTPQVMAILNVTPDSFSDGGKFNTIENALQQAEKMIAAGVSIIDIGGESTRPGAPDVSLEEELARVIPVIKAIREKHDVWISIDTSKAEVMRQAILAGADLINDVRALQEPGAIEVAAQSGLPICLMHMQGQPRTMQANPHYDDLMADVCDFLHARIAECEKAGIKRDNLILDPGFGFGKTLEHNYHMLANLEAFHQFGLPVLAGMSRKSMLFRLLDKAPAECMAASVSCATIAAMKGAQIIRVHDFEQTLDAIKVVCATLDNQ; encoded by the coding sequence ATGAAAATTACAGCCAATAACAAAACACTCGACCTTTCCACACCGCAAGTGATGGCAATACTCAATGTTACGCCAGATTCATTTTCCGACGGTGGCAAATTTAACACCATTGAGAACGCCCTACAGCAAGCCGAAAAAATGATTGCGGCTGGCGTGTCGATTATCGATATCGGTGGTGAGTCAACTCGTCCCGGAGCACCGGATGTCAGTTTAGAAGAAGAGCTGGCACGTGTGATTCCTGTAATTAAAGCGATTAGAGAAAAACATGATGTGTGGATCTCAATCGATACCAGTAAAGCGGAAGTTATGCGCCAAGCAATACTGGCAGGTGCTGACTTGATCAATGATGTTCGCGCACTCCAAGAGCCAGGTGCTATCGAAGTGGCAGCGCAATCCGGTTTACCGATTTGCCTAATGCATATGCAAGGACAACCTCGTACTATGCAAGCGAATCCTCACTACGATGATTTAATGGCTGATGTCTGCGATTTTTTGCACGCCAGAATTGCTGAGTGTGAAAAGGCGGGTATCAAACGTGATAATTTGATCCTTGATCCGGGTTTTGGCTTTGGCAAAACACTAGAACACAATTACCATATGCTGGCTAACTTAGAAGCGTTCCATCAGTTTGGCTTGCCTGTGTTAGCGGGTATGTCGCGTAAGTCTATGTTATTTAGGCTTTTGGATAAGGCTCCAGCAGAGTGTATGGCAGCGAGTGTTAGTTGCGCGACTATCGCTGCGATGAAGGGCGCTCAAATTATACGCGTACACGATTTTGAACAAACGCTTGATGCGATTAAAGTGGTGTGTGCCACTTTAGACAATCAATAA
- the infB gene encoding translation initiation factor IF-2, translated as MTQLTVKTLSEEIGTPVDRLIEQLADAGINKSSGDAISEGEKQQLLSHLKKEHGDTSGDSAPTRLTLQRKTRSTLSVNAGGGKSKDVQVEVRKKRTYVKRSSIEDQAKREAEEAAMREAEEAAKREAEEAAKREAEAKAQREAEEKAKREAEAQRKAEAEKANAERSAEEKIKQEAARKEADELKRRQEEEAKRKAEEDSQRKLEEAREMAEKNQERWSAAEEKKGDMENTDYHVTTSRYAREAEDEADRKVEGASRRRKQKKMSAKTDEQERGGRNPRGGKGGRQKGKLAKPSSMQQAFDKTAAVAKADVVIGETIVLSELANKMSVKATEVIKVMMKMGAMATINQVIDQETAQLVAEEMGHKVVLRKENELEEAVLSDRDNNAEAVPRAPVVTIMGHVDHGKTSTLDYIRRTHVASGEAGGITQHIGAYHVETENGMITFLDTPGHAAFTAMRARGAQATDIVVLVVAADDGVMPQTVEAIQHAKAAGVPLIVAVNKIDKEDANPDNVKNELAQYDVIPEEWGGENMFVHISAKQGTNIEGLLEAILLQSEVLELTAVAEGMASGVVVESRLDKGRGPVATVLVQSGTLHKGDIVLCGQEYGRVRAMRDELGKEITEAGPSIPVEILGLSGVPSSGDEATVVRDERKAREVANYRAGKFREVKLARQQKSKLENMFANMAAGEVAELNVVLKADVQGSVEAIADSLLKLSTDEVKVNIVGSGVGGITETDAVLAEASNAIILGFNVRADASARRAIEAASVDLRYYSIIYQLIDEVKQAMGGMLAPEFKQEIIGLAEVRDVFKSPKLGAIAGCMVTEGLIKRNAPIRVLRDNVVIYEGELESLRRFKDDVAEVKNGYECGIGVKNYNDVRAGDQIEVFETVEIKRTLD; from the coding sequence ATGACACAACTTACAGTAAAAACTCTGAGTGAAGAGATTGGCACGCCAGTTGACCGCTTAATAGAACAACTTGCTGACGCTGGTATTAACAAATCTAGCGGTGATGCGATTTCAGAAGGCGAGAAGCAACAGCTTCTCAGCCATCTTAAAAAAGAACACGGCGATACGTCGGGTGATTCAGCGCCTACACGCCTTACATTACAACGTAAGACTCGTAGCACTCTGAGTGTCAACGCTGGTGGCGGCAAGAGTAAAGATGTTCAAGTTGAAGTGCGTAAGAAACGTACTTACGTGAAACGCAGTTCAATTGAAGATCAAGCTAAACGCGAAGCTGAAGAAGCAGCTATGCGTGAGGCAGAAGAAGCGGCTAAACGTGAAGCTGAAGAAGCAGCTAAACGTGAAGCTGAAGCAAAAGCACAACGCGAAGCTGAAGAAAAAGCTAAGCGTGAAGCGGAAGCACAACGTAAAGCAGAAGCAGAGAAAGCGAATGCTGAACGCAGTGCTGAAGAAAAAATTAAGCAAGAAGCAGCGCGAAAAGAGGCCGACGAGCTTAAGCGTCGTCAGGAAGAAGAAGCCAAGCGTAAGGCTGAAGAGGATAGTCAGCGCAAGCTTGAAGAAGCTCGCGAGATGGCTGAAAAGAACCAAGAGCGTTGGTCTGCTGCAGAAGAGAAAAAGGGTGATATGGAAAATACAGATTACCATGTAACGACTTCACGTTACGCACGTGAAGCCGAAGATGAAGCAGATCGTAAAGTAGAAGGCGCTAGCCGTCGTCGTAAGCAGAAGAAAATGTCTGCTAAGACTGATGAGCAAGAGCGTGGCGGTCGTAACCCTCGTGGTGGTAAAGGCGGTCGTCAAAAAGGTAAGTTGGCGAAACCAAGTTCAATGCAACAGGCTTTCGATAAGACTGCCGCAGTAGCGAAAGCTGACGTTGTGATCGGTGAAACGATCGTTCTGTCTGAACTTGCGAACAAGATGTCTGTTAAAGCAACAGAAGTTATCAAAGTGATGATGAAGATGGGCGCAATGGCGACCATCAACCAAGTGATCGACCAAGAAACTGCACAACTTGTTGCAGAAGAGATGGGTCACAAGGTAGTTCTTCGCAAAGAAAACGAACTTGAAGAAGCTGTACTAAGCGATCGTGATAACAACGCTGAAGCTGTGCCACGTGCACCTGTTGTTACTATCATGGGTCACGTTGACCACGGTAAAACGTCAACACTTGACTACATCCGTCGTACCCACGTTGCTTCTGGCGAAGCTGGTGGTATCACACAGCACATCGGTGCATACCACGTTGAAACTGAAAACGGTATGATCACTTTCCTTGATACTCCTGGACACGCGGCGTTTACTGCAATGCGTGCTCGTGGTGCTCAAGCGACAGATATCGTTGTACTAGTTGTGGCTGCGGACGATGGCGTAATGCCACAAACAGTGGAAGCGATCCAGCACGCGAAAGCGGCAGGCGTTCCTCTGATTGTTGCTGTAAACAAGATCGATAAAGAAGACGCGAACCCAGATAACGTTAAGAACGAGCTAGCTCAATACGACGTTATTCCTGAGGAGTGGGGCGGTGAGAACATGTTTGTTCACATCTCTGCGAAACAGGGTACAAACATCGAAGGTCTTCTAGAAGCAATCCTTCTACAATCAGAAGTTCTAGAACTTACAGCTGTTGCTGAAGGTATGGCATCTGGTGTGGTTGTTGAATCTCGTCTAGACAAAGGTCGTGGTCCTGTTGCTACTGTACTTGTTCAATCAGGTACTCTGCATAAAGGCGACATCGTACTATGTGGTCAAGAATACGGCCGTGTACGTGCAATGCGCGATGAGCTAGGTAAAGAGATCACTGAAGCTGGTCCTTCAATCCCTGTAGAGATTCTAGGTCTTTCAGGTGTACCTTCATCAGGTGACGAAGCGACAGTGGTTCGTGATGAGCGTAAAGCGCGTGAAGTTGCAAACTACCGTGCTGGTAAGTTCCGTGAAGTGAAACTTGCTCGTCAGCAGAAATCTAAACTAGAGAACATGTTCGCGAACATGGCTGCTGGTGAAGTTGCTGAACTGAACGTAGTACTAAAAGCTGACGTACAAGGTTCTGTAGAAGCAATCGCTGACTCACTACTGAAACTATCAACTGACGAAGTTAAAGTTAACATCGTAGGTTCTGGTGTAGGTGGTATCACTGAAACTGACGCAGTTCTAGCAGAAGCTTCAAACGCAATCATCCTTGGCTTTAACGTACGTGCTGACGCTTCTGCTCGCCGTGCTATTGAAGCAGCAAGTGTTGATCTACGTTACTACTCAATCATCTACCAGCTAATCGACGAAGTTAAACAAGCGATGGGTGGTATGCTTGCTCCAGAATTCAAGCAAGAGATCATTGGTCTTGCTGAAGTTCGTGACGTATTTAAGTCACCAAAACTGGGCGCAATCGCAGGTTGTATGGTAACCGAAGGTTTGATCAAGCGTAACGCGCCAATCCGTGTACTACGTGATAACGTAGTAATCTACGAAGGTGAGCTTGAGTCACTACGTCGCTTTAAAGACGACGTTGCTGAAGTTAAGAATGGCTACGAGTGTGGTATCGGCGTTAAGAACTACAATGACGTTCGCGCAGGTGACCAAATCGAAGTATTCGAAACAGTGGAAATCAAACGTACACTGGATTAA
- the rimP gene encoding ribosome maturation factor RimP yields the protein MTGLERQLTEMLEAPVEAIGYELVGLEFIRAGEHSTLRIYIDHENGINVDACAEVSHQVSAVLDVEDPISVAYNLEVSSPGLERPLFKAAHYEQFIGHEVSIVLKMAVGNRRKWKGIIHSIDGETISVTVEGNEEQFALSNISKANLIPKF from the coding sequence ATGACTGGTTTAGAAAGACAACTAACTGAAATGCTTGAAGCGCCTGTAGAGGCGATTGGCTACGAGTTGGTTGGATTAGAATTTATTCGTGCAGGTGAGCACTCAACACTGCGTATCTACATTGATCACGAAAATGGTATTAATGTTGACGCTTGTGCAGAAGTGAGCCATCAAGTAAGCGCTGTTCTCGATGTAGAAGATCCTATTTCAGTGGCTTATAACCTTGAGGTCTCCTCACCGGGTCTAGAAAGACCACTATTTAAAGCTGCCCACTATGAGCAATTTATTGGTCATGAAGTGAGCATCGTTTTGAAGATGGCTGTTGGTAACCGTCGTAAGTGGAAAGGTATTATTCACTCGATTGATGGTGAAACCATCTCTGTTACTGTTGAAGGTAACGAAGAGCAGTTTGCGTTAAGCAACATTTCCAAAGCTAACCTGATCCCTAAATTTTAG
- the glmM gene encoding phosphoglucosamine mutase, whose protein sequence is MSDKRRYFGTDGVRGKVGQYPITPDFVLKLGWAAGRVLAKQGTKQVIIGKDTRISGYMLESALEAGLAAAGLKATFTGPMPTPAVAYLTQTFRAEAGIVISASHNPYYDNGIKFFSSEGTKLPDEVELAIEAELDKDIECVESAMLGKASRLTDAAGRYIEFCKGTFPSELHLTGLKIVVDCAHGATYHIAPNVFKELGAEVIAMGVEPNGTNINDEVGATDVRALQARVVAEGADLGLAFDGDGDRIIMVDHLGNKVDGDQIAYIIARDAMRRGELKGGVVGTLMTNLGMENGLKQLGIPFIRAAVGDRYVMEKLLEKGWKIGAENSGHVILLDKVTTGDAIVAALQVLASVVGSNLSLHELSQGMTLYPQVLENVRFSGDSNPLEAQAVKDSVAQVEATLGEKGRVLLRKSGTEPLIRVMVEGEDAQLVQSSALKIADAVKASF, encoded by the coding sequence ATGTCTGACAAAAGACGTTATTTTGGTACCGACGGAGTTCGTGGCAAAGTTGGACAGTACCCTATCACTCCTGATTTTGTTCTAAAACTTGGCTGGGCTGCTGGTCGCGTGCTGGCAAAGCAAGGCACCAAACAAGTCATCATTGGCAAAGATACCCGAATCTCAGGTTATATGCTTGAATCAGCACTTGAAGCTGGTTTAGCGGCGGCGGGTTTAAAAGCAACATTCACTGGCCCAATGCCAACCCCAGCGGTTGCTTATCTTACCCAAACTTTCCGCGCAGAAGCGGGGATTGTTATTTCGGCTTCTCACAACCCTTATTACGATAACGGCATTAAATTCTTCTCTTCAGAAGGCACCAAATTACCGGATGAAGTTGAACTGGCAATTGAAGCTGAACTGGACAAAGACATCGAGTGCGTTGAATCTGCGATGTTAGGTAAAGCGAGCCGTTTAACTGATGCGGCGGGTCGTTATATCGAGTTCTGTAAAGGCACATTCCCATCTGAGCTACATTTAACCGGTTTAAAAATCGTGGTCGATTGTGCTCATGGTGCCACTTATCACATCGCACCAAATGTGTTTAAAGAGCTTGGCGCTGAAGTGATTGCGATGGGTGTTGAGCCAAATGGTACTAACATCAACGATGAAGTCGGTGCTACGGATGTGCGAGCACTGCAAGCGCGTGTTGTGGCTGAAGGTGCCGATCTTGGTTTGGCCTTTGATGGTGATGGTGACCGTATCATCATGGTCGATCATCTTGGTAATAAAGTTGATGGTGACCAAATTGCCTACATCATTGCCCGTGATGCGATGCGTCGTGGCGAACTCAAGGGCGGGGTAGTGGGTACCCTAATGACTAACCTTGGGATGGAAAATGGCCTTAAGCAACTGGGTATTCCGTTTATCCGTGCAGCCGTGGGTGACCGCTATGTGATGGAGAAATTGCTTGAGAAAGGCTGGAAGATTGGCGCTGAAAACTCAGGCCACGTGATCCTATTGGATAAAGTGACCACCGGTGATGCAATTGTTGCTGCACTGCAAGTACTGGCATCGGTTGTCGGTAGCAACCTGTCACTGCATGAGCTATCTCAAGGTATGACGCTTTACCCTCAAGTTCTCGAAAATGTACGCTTTAGTGGAGACTCAAACCCACTTGAAGCGCAGGCTGTGAAAGATTCAGTTGCGCAAGTTGAAGCGACACTTGGTGAAAAGGGACGCGTGCTACTGCGCAAGTCGGGCACTGAACCTTTGATCCGCGTGATGGTAGAAGGTGAAGATGCGCAGCTTGTACAGAGTTCAGCACTGAAAATTGCCGACGCTGTAAAAGCGAGCTTCTAA
- the rbfA gene encoding 30S ribosome-binding factor RbfA — protein sequence MSKEFSRTQRVAQQLQKELAMILQREVRDSRLGMVTISDVEVSRDLAYAKVFVTFLCVGEQTPESCLAALREHEVHIRMMLGKRIRLRLTPEIRFHYDNTLVEGMRMSNLVTEVVTNDKQKQKDAGREDEE from the coding sequence ATGTCAAAAGAATTTAGCCGCACGCAGCGCGTAGCACAGCAGCTGCAAAAAGAACTTGCGATGATCCTGCAGCGCGAAGTTCGTGATTCACGTTTGGGTATGGTTACCATCTCAGACGTAGAAGTCTCTCGTGACCTTGCTTACGCGAAAGTATTTGTGACTTTCCTATGCGTGGGTGAGCAAACACCGGAATCATGCCTTGCTGCTCTGCGCGAGCATGAAGTTCACATCCGCATGATGCTAGGTAAGCGTATTCGTTTACGTCTAACACCTGAAATTCGTTTCCACTACGACAACACTTTAGTGGAAGGTATGCGTATGTCGAATCTTGTGACTGAAGTTGTCACTAACGACAAGCAGAAGCAAAAAGATGCGGGTCGTGAGGACGAAGAGTAA
- the rlmE gene encoding 23S rRNA (uridine(2552)-2'-O)-methyltransferase RlmE gives MSKQKHSASSGRWLKEHFDDKYANEARKKGYRSRAYFKIEEIQAKDKLLKSGMTVVDLGAAPGGWSQYAAKIVGEEGQIIACDLLPMDPIAGVSFLQGDFRDDAVLEALLERIQPAMVDVVMSDMAPNIAGNNSVDQPRAMYLVELALDMCRQVLATNGSFVVKVFQGEGFDQYVKEVREMFTTVKVRKPDSSRARSREVFIVATGYKG, from the coding sequence ATGAGTAAACAGAAACACTCGGCCAGTTCCGGCCGTTGGTTGAAGGAACACTTCGACGACAAGTATGCCAACGAAGCTCGTAAAAAGGGCTACCGTTCTCGCGCTTACTTCAAGATTGAAGAGATCCAAGCAAAAGATAAATTGTTGAAATCTGGGATGACTGTCGTCGATTTGGGCGCTGCTCCAGGTGGTTGGTCTCAATATGCTGCTAAAATAGTAGGAGAGGAAGGTCAGATTATTGCATGTGACCTACTTCCAATGGACCCAATTGCTGGTGTGAGCTTCCTGCAAGGTGACTTTAGAGACGATGCTGTACTTGAAGCTCTGCTCGAAAGAATCCAACCAGCGATGGTGGACGTAGTAATGTCAGACATGGCACCCAATATTGCGGGTAATAACTCGGTAGACCAGCCACGCGCTATGTATTTAGTTGAACTTGCGTTGGATATGTGTCGACAAGTTCTAGCCACAAATGGTAGCTTTGTCGTAAAAGTCTTTCAGGGAGAAGGATTTGATCAATACGTGAAAGAAGTTCGTGAAATGTTTACAACGGTAAAAGTTCGTAAACCTGACTCTTCGAGAGCGCGCTCCCGAGAAGTCTTTATCGTAGCCACTGGTTACAAAGGTTAA
- the ftsH gene encoding ATP-dependent zinc metalloprotease FtsH, with amino-acid sequence MAKNLILWLVIAVVLMSVFQSFGPSENSGRAVDYTTFVQEVGQGQIQEATFKDGEISFVRRGGGAKYVTYMPVYDQKLLDDLINQNVKVQGTPPEEQSLLGTIFISWFPMILLIGVWIFFMRQMQGGGGKGAMSFGKSKARMMSEEQIKTTFADVAGCDEAKEDVKELVDYLRDPSRFQKLGGKIPTGVLMVGPPGTGKTLLAKAIAGEAKVPFFTISGSDFVEMFVGVGASRVRDMFEQAKKAAPCIIFIDEIDAVGRQRGAGVGGGHDEREQTLNQMLVEMDGFEGNEGIIVIAATNRPDVLDPALLRPGRFDRQVVVGLPDVRGREQILKVHMRKVPLAGDVEPSLIARGTPGFSGADLANLVNEAALFAARGNKRNVSMVEFELAKDKIMMGAERRSMVLSEETKESTAYHEAGHAIVGRLVPEHDPVYKVSIIPRGRALGVTMYLPEQDRVSMSRQHLESMISSLYGGRLAEELIYGADKVSTGASNDIERATDIARKMVTQWGFSEKLGPLLYAEDEGEVFLGRSVTQTKHVSDDTAKLIDDEVRKIIDRNYDRAKKILEENMDIMHAMKDALVKYETIDAGQIDDLMERKTDIREPAGWADSLSNKSDDKPQAKPEVKEEAQEKPQQPEETAEQPTSQESTSTEATEKKDSE; translated from the coding sequence ATGGCAAAAAATTTAATTCTGTGGCTAGTAATCGCCGTAGTGTTGATGTCGGTTTTCCAGAGCTTCGGGCCAAGTGAAAATAGCGGCAGAGCGGTTGATTACACTACATTCGTACAGGAAGTTGGCCAAGGCCAGATTCAAGAAGCAACTTTTAAAGATGGCGAGATCTCTTTCGTTCGTCGTGGCGGCGGTGCTAAATACGTTACCTACATGCCGGTGTACGATCAGAAACTTCTTGATGACCTAATCAACCAAAATGTGAAAGTACAAGGCACTCCACCAGAAGAGCAAAGCCTTCTAGGTACTATCTTCATCTCATGGTTCCCAATGATCTTACTGATTGGTGTATGGATTTTCTTCATGCGTCAAATGCAAGGCGGCGGCGGTAAAGGCGCAATGTCCTTCGGTAAGAGTAAAGCTCGCATGATGAGTGAAGAGCAAATCAAAACAACATTTGCTGACGTTGCAGGTTGTGATGAAGCAAAAGAAGATGTGAAAGAGCTGGTCGATTACCTACGCGATCCAAGTCGCTTCCAAAAGTTGGGTGGTAAGATCCCAACAGGTGTGTTGATGGTCGGTCCTCCAGGTACGGGTAAAACACTATTGGCAAAAGCGATTGCTGGTGAAGCTAAGGTACCATTCTTTACTATCTCAGGTTCTGACTTCGTTGAAATGTTCGTCGGTGTAGGTGCATCTCGTGTACGTGACATGTTTGAACAAGCGAAGAAAGCCGCACCTTGTATCATCTTTATCGATGAGATCGATGCGGTAGGTCGTCAACGTGGCGCGGGTGTTGGTGGTGGTCATGATGAACGTGAACAAACACTAAACCAAATGCTAGTAGAGATGGATGGTTTCGAAGGTAACGAAGGTATTATCGTTATCGCGGCAACTAACCGTCCTGACGTACTTGACCCTGCACTACTTCGTCCTGGTCGTTTTGACCGTCAAGTTGTTGTAGGTCTACCAGACGTTCGTGGTCGTGAGCAGATCCTGAAAGTTCACATGCGTAAAGTACCGCTAGCGGGTGATGTAGAACCATCGCTAATCGCACGTGGTACTCCAGGCTTCTCGGGCGCAGACCTAGCTAACCTAGTTAACGAAGCGGCTCTATTTGCTGCGCGTGGTAACAAACGCAACGTTTCTATGGTTGAGTTTGAACTGGCGAAAGACAAGATCATGATGGGTGCAGAGCGTCGTTCAATGGTGCTTTCAGAAGAAACCAAAGAATCGACTGCCTACCACGAAGCGGGTCACGCTATCGTTGGTCGTCTAGTTCCTGAGCACGATCCTGTGTACAAAGTGTCTATCATTCCACGTGGTCGTGCGTTGGGTGTGACTATGTACCTACCAGAGCAAGATCGCGTAAGTATGTCTCGTCAGCATCTAGAATCGATGATCTCGAGCCTATACGGTGGTCGTCTAGCTGAAGAGCTGATTTACGGTGCCGATAAAGTTTCAACAGGTGCTTCGAACGATATCGAACGTGCCACTGATATCGCTCGTAAGATGGTGACTCAATGGGGCTTCTCTGAAAAACTGGGTCCGCTACTTTATGCAGAAGACGAAGGTGAAGTGTTCCTAGGTCGCAGCGTGACGCAAACTAAGCATGTATCAGACGATACGGCGAAGTTAATCGACGATGAAGTTCGTAAGATTATCGACCGCAACTATGACCGTGCGAAGAAGATCCTAGAAGAAAACATGGATATCATGCACGCGATGAAAGATGCGCTAGTGAAATACGAAACCATCGACGCGGGTCAAATTGATGACTTGATGGAACGTAAAACCGACATTCGTGAGCCTGCTGGTTGGGCAGACAGTCTGAGCAACAAATCTGATGATAAGCCTCAAGCAAAACCTGAGGTGAAAGAAGAAGCTCAAGAGAAACCACAGCAGCCTGAAGAAACGGCAGAGCAACCAACTTCTCAAGAAAGCACTTCAACTGAAGCGACTGAGAAAAAAGACTCTGAGTAA